One region of Spiroplasma endosymbiont of Asaphidion curtum genomic DNA includes:
- a CDS encoding integrase core domain-containing protein, which translates to MYMEETTLTKLIKKYFKGATKTFYRWAQKIMTAYYSDNLDLLLFKTTKPQNLNYQYSLNSRKKVCDLYFDYKNIKAGGIWSLFNNLKIGFHDTKNSEVPKNIKTFYRWIKSDPRWKELKQQIKQTKRHFKRYEVSEIGLLQMDAKIITPSNFPVDKKYYIYDFIDEMTRIVFGYVYDSLGTNNAINAVQRAMKDFSELGITIKRLRTDNAPEFTTTNWSNKKAYKVKERPFTTFLSKNGIIHETTPIRSPQSNGKIERFHQHYTKLFYSNNKKLNQNELQHYLNKYYYFYNFERPHSSLNTKTPFQTLQKFV; encoded by the coding sequence ATGTATATGGAAGAAACTACTTTAACAAAACTTATTAAAAAATATTTTAAAGGTGCAACAAAAACTTTTTATCGTTGGGCACAAAAAATTATGACCGCTTATTATTCTGACAATTTAGATTTGTTATTGTTTAAAACCACAAAACCACAAAACCTTAATTATCAATATAGTTTAAATTCTCGCAAAAAAGTATGTGATTTATATTTTGATTACAAAAATATCAAAGCCGGTGGAATATGGTCTTTATTTAATAATTTAAAAATTGGTTTTCACGATACCAAAAATTCAGAAGTTCCTAAAAACATCAAAACTTTTTATCGCTGAATTAAATCTGACCCTCGTTGAAAAGAATTAAAACAACAAATCAAACAAACCAAACGCCATTTTAAGCGTTATGAAGTCTCTGAGATTGGTCTTTTACAAATGGATGCCAAAATTATTACCCCATCAAATTTTCCGGTTGATAAAAAATATTACATTTATGATTTCATTGACGAAATGACACGAATAGTATTTGGCTATGTTTATGATAGTTTAGGAACTAATAATGCGATTAATGCCGTGCAAAGAGCAATGAAAGATTTTAGTGAGCTTGGCATAACCATTAAACGCCTTCGTACTGATAATGCTCCAGAATTTACAACTACTAACTGAAGTAATAAGAAAGCATACAAAGTAAAAGAAAGGCCTTTTACAACCTTTCTTTCAAAAAATGGAATCATTCACGAGACGACGCCAATTCGTTCACCACAATCAAATGGTAAAATTGAACGATTCCATCAGCATTATACCAAGTTATTTTATTCTAATAACAAAAAACTAAACCAAAATGAACTTCAACATTATTTAAACAAATACTATTATTTTTATAACTTTGAACGCCCCCATTCATCATTAAACACTAAAACTCCATTTCAAACATTACAAAAATTTGTTTAA